A part of Streptomyces sp. NBC_01451 genomic DNA contains:
- a CDS encoding GntR family transcriptional regulator, whose product MATPGDRARGVSGSPLDTLDFTLDRSSPVPLYYQLAQQLEAAIEHGVLAPGNLLGNEIDLSVRLGLSRPTVRQAIQSLVDKGLLVRRRGVGTQVVHSQVKRPLELSSLYDDLETAGQGPTTQVVRNERQPATAEVAAALGVKEGSEVVVLERLRCAHGEPVAFLCNYLPSGLLELDASRLESTGLYRMMRSAGITLHSARQTVGARSATAAEARRLEEAEGAAMLTMQRTAYDDTGRAVEFGTHIYRASRYAFDFQLLMRP is encoded by the coding sequence GTGGCGACACCCGGTGATCGTGCCCGCGGGGTGTCCGGCTCCCCGCTGGACACCCTGGACTTCACGCTGGACCGCTCCAGCCCCGTCCCGCTCTACTACCAGCTGGCCCAGCAGCTGGAGGCGGCGATCGAGCACGGGGTGCTGGCGCCGGGCAATCTCCTGGGCAACGAGATCGACCTGTCGGTCCGCCTCGGCCTGTCCCGGCCCACGGTCCGCCAGGCGATCCAGTCCCTGGTGGACAAGGGCCTGCTGGTACGCAGGCGGGGCGTCGGTACGCAGGTGGTGCACAGCCAGGTCAAGCGCCCGCTCGAACTGAGCAGTCTGTACGACGACCTGGAGACGGCCGGCCAGGGGCCCACCACGCAGGTCGTGCGCAACGAGCGGCAGCCGGCGACCGCCGAGGTCGCCGCGGCCCTCGGGGTGAAGGAGGGCAGCGAGGTCGTCGTGCTGGAGCGGCTGCGCTGCGCGCACGGGGAACCGGTGGCGTTCCTCTGCAACTATCTGCCCTCGGGCCTCCTCGAACTCGACGCCTCCCGACTGGAGTCGACGGGCCTGTACCGGATGATGCGCAGCGCGGGCATCACCCTGCACAGCGCCCGCCAGACCGTCGGCGCCCGCTCGGCCACGGCGGCGGAGGCCCGACGCCTGGAGGAGGCGGAGGGTGCCGCCATGCTCACCATGCAGCGCACGGCGTACGACGACACCGGACGGGCCGTGGAGTTCGGCACGCACATCTACCGGGCGTCGCGCTACGCCTTCGACTTCCAGTTGCTGATGCGCCCCTGA